A stretch of Tigriopus californicus strain San Diego chromosome 11, Tcal_SD_v2.1, whole genome shotgun sequence DNA encodes these proteins:
- the LOC131890355 gene encoding zinc finger protein 391-like, whose translation MESRVLLPEDLVLSVRINHDCSSSVARLLEQTVGVVARVNLSQGTRFYPLQGTIRVGKLDIYSSLSNEDIRHKCGAWDEIEDLERGRIRQCNWVRFVQIKDDPPLSGRSEKVGNLTVVPGRPNMSYQETPTGHIAFEVVRDIPAGDELVLDIGQIGTKHAQRTIVDGGGPNSIIIRAISKLMSDLPMDLSLPLLMEPSKQSNSPGPSLVEPVAIYCSDASSNEDSQLSLISSSNSPSLLSPDRPSSADTHSSIETSVLLQNKNSNNNNNNIDNNNSKNNNNTMVDKHYSNEDDRSIKKSSKGKKMLSCKYCAKCFDRPSLLNRHVRTHTGERPHVCDICNKGFSTSSRLNTHRRIHSGEKPHECGVCGKRFTASSNLYYHRMTHVKEKPHKCELCQKSFPTPGDLKSHMYIHNGSWPHRCHICDRGFSKVTNLKNHIFLHSGQKPHRCSKCGKCFALGCNMKAHMKTHES comes from the exons ATGGAGAGTCGTGTTCTCTTGCCAGAAGACCTGGTGTTGAGTGTAAGGATCAATCATGATTGCTCGTCGTCTGTGGCACGCCTTCTGGAGCAGACGGTGGGTGTGGTGGCACGTGTTAACCTCTCTCAAGGCACTCGGTTCTACCCGCTTCAGGGAACAATTCGAGTCGGGAAATTGGATATCTACTCATCGCTTTCAAACGAAGAC ATTCGACACAAATGTGGAGCCTGGGATGAAATCGAGGATTTGGAACGAGGTCGAATCCGTCAATGCAACTGGGTCCGTTTTGTGCAAATCAAAGATGACCCGCCGCTAAGCGGTCGGTCAGAAAAGGTGGGGAACCTGACTGTCGTCCCAGGGAGGCCAAACATGTCTTATCAAGAAACGCCGACCGGTCACATTGCATTCGAGGTGGTGAGGGATATCCCAGCGGGAGATGAATTAGTGCTTGATattggccaaattggaacGAAACACGCCCAAAGAACAATCGTGGATGGTGGTGGCCCAAACTCAATTATAATTAGAGCAATCTCCAAACTTATGTCAG ACTTGCCCATGGATCTCTCTCTGCCACTTTTGATGGAGCCGTCCAAGCAATCCAACAGTCCGGGCCCAAGTCTTGTCGAACCCGTGGCAATCTATTGCTCTGACGCGTCCAGCAATGAAGATTCACAATTGTCCCTCATTTCCAGCTCGAACAGTCCAAGTTTACTATCCCCTGATAGGCCCTCCAGTGCTGACACCCATTCCAGTATAGAAACCTCTGTCCTTCTTCAAaacaagaacagcaacaacaataataataatattgataataataatagcaaaaacaataacaacaccATGGTTGACAAACATTATTCCAATGAGGATGACCGATCGATCAAGAAGTCCagcaaaggcaagaaaatgcTCTCATGCAAATATTGCGCCAAATGCTTCGACCGACCTTCCCTACTGAACCGTCACGTCCGCACTCACACTGGTGAGCGACCTCATGTCTGTGATATCTGCAACAAAGGCTTCTCAACCTCGTCCAGACTCAACACTCACCGGCGCATTCACAGTGGCGAGAAGCCTCACGAGTGCGGCGTTTGCGGCAAGCGGTTCACCGCCTCCAGCAACCTGTATTACCACAGGATGACCCACGTCAAG GAGAAACCACACAAATGCGAGTTGTGCCAAAAATCGTTTCCAACACCAGGCGACCTCAAATCACATATGTACATTCATAACGGATCTTGGCCGCACAGGTGTCACATTTGTGATAGAGGGTTTTCGAAAGTGACCAACTTAAAAAATCACATCTTCTTGCATTCAG GCCAAAAACCTCATCGGTGTTCAAAGTGTGGCAAATGCTTCGCGTTAGGGTGCAATATGAAAGCGCACATGAAGACACATGAATCGTGA